A window of Mastomys coucha isolate ucsf_1 unplaced genomic scaffold, UCSF_Mcou_1 pScaffold1, whole genome shotgun sequence genomic DNA:
CTAAACTTCACAGCATTTTCTTACATGTATTGAACAAATGCCATTATCCTTGTCTTGGACATCAGATGGTTTAAACACTATGTCTTAATGTTTGGGTGAATGACAGGATTGGaattaaaatgcatttaacaAAGCTCAAACGATAATGAAATTTTAATCTCAGTAAGTAACATGAATTAGTACATCTaagttaaaaacttaaaaaaaaatcacacatacacacacgcacatatacacatgcacacatgcatgtgtgtgcgcacagtgcataaattcatatataatttGTTTGTGCAGATATTAGTGTGAATATGTGAGGAGTAACAAGAAATATGCCAGGGATGTCGACTGAGGTAACTTTAGAAGGAAAGCAGTAAGAATTGTTActttaggctgggcggtggtggcgcacacctttaatcccagcacttgggaggcagaggcaggcagatttctgagtttgaggccagcctggtctacagagtgagttccaggacaaccagggctatacagagaaacccctgtcttgaaaaaccaaaaaccaaaaaaaaaaaaaaaaaaaaaaaaaaaaaaaaaaaaaaaaaaaaaaaaaaaaaaaaaagaaaaaagaaaaaagaattgttaTTTTACATTCTAGGGGGTTGAACAGAAAGAATTTGAGGAAATGAAGGCAGCAGGTTTTACAAACTTAAGTCCATCTTGATTTGTTATGTGgtggagaaaaaaatgtagtagaatatttggaaaaaaatgacaacagtGAAGCTCTTCATAGGTGTCATAAGAGGAGTTTCATGTGTCTGGGAAGTACCTAGCATGAGTGGAGCCGAGATTTCCCAAGGTCTCGAAGCTGAATAGCTCTAGCTATGGAGCAGGGCTGTGGAGGAGCAGGGCTGTGGAGGAGCAGGGCTGTGGAGTCAGAGTGACTATGAATGAGGACTCATTGTTTGCCCTGTATTTCTCAGAGGTGCTCAGAAATATGGGCTATAATGTTATGAGGAAATAAGCCAGAAGCATGTAAATTCCCCTGGGTATAAAATAAACCCCATGAACACAAAAAGCAATCTATTCTACTTGTCCCCAAGTAAATGACTAGACTTTCAATTGGACTGGAGAGTAaactttggtgtttgtttttgttttgttttgtttgtttctgtttcttttaaagatggcTTGCAAGAAGGAAGACAATCTTGACCAGAAattaaaagagaaggaaacagaaacagaacttGGCCAAGAGCTCTCTGATCCAGATAAACTTCCAAAGGATGAGGCCCTGCCCAGAAGAAATGATTTCATTTCTGTCCCAAGTATTCAGCCATTGGATCCTGTATCAGACTCAGACAGTGAGAACTCCTTCCAGGATTCCAAACCAGAAAACCAGAAAGACctggaggatgaagaggatgaggaagtaAGGAGATACATTATGGAGAAAATTATAGAAGCTAACAAGCTCCTACAAACTCAAGAGCCTGTGAATGATAAGAGGGAGCGGAAACTGAAGTTCAAAGACAAACTGGTTGATCTGGAAGTCCCACCATTAGAAGACAGCAATACTTGTAAAGCTCTTTTAGAAAACGAGACCAACGTGTCTGGGAAACTGTCACAGTTATGTATTTCTGGTGATTTAGGACAAGAGAGTGTGCTCATGTCAGTAACTGATGGCAGCTGTGAAGAAAACGATAGGAAGATACTggtagagagagatggaaagtttGAACTTATGAACCTACAGGACATTGAGAGTCAGGGCTTTCTGCCCCCCATTAGCAGTGCTAATAGTGCAGACCATGAATCCTCACAGTTGCTGCTCAGGTCTCCCAACCTGTCTGTCGGTGGTATCAAGAAAGAAGAGTGTGAAGCAAAGGTTCATATCATGACTCTCTCTCCAGCAGGAGAGCCATTGGCTCAAGTCCCTCAGCTACTACCCAACTCCAAGAATCGTCCAAGCTCTGCTGCCAACCCAGATCTAAATAAAAAAACCAGGAGATCCAATCACCACAGGATACAGTCGGCAGGTGTCTCTCCAGTGACCTCAACATACTGTCTTTCACCACGACAGAAGGAACTCCAAAAACAGCTGGAACGAAAGCGTGAGAGGCTTAAGAGGGAGGTAAGAAGGCTGGTGGGCCATGCATGGGAAGAAGAGTGCATTTCCTGTGTGATCAATGTCACGAGACAGGATGGTTCAAAATACCAGTTGTTGCCTCTTACTGACTTTCATGTTGTTAAATCGCAGGGGTAAATGTTGAGGGATGGGGCACTGCCATTACCTCGATCCTTTCTTGTAGACATCACAAAAGATAGTAGAACCTTCGTGTTAGACCCAGACTGATCTCAGACATGACACTGTCACCTTAAATGTGAGACTTGAAAACAAGTGCTATGAGATAGACGAGACTCAAATCTTATGAGACAGAGTAAAGGCATGATGTAGGCAACAGGTCAGCTTGTGTCACCATTGCTGGAGTTGTGTGTACCTCATAGATCTTCTGTTATGGATTGAGGGCGGAGCTTGTTGAGGATGCAGCTCCGTGGTGGTGGAGCGGTGCTTAGCATGCCCAAAGCTCTTGGTTCCATTACCTCTACTGAGGATAGGGGAGTGGAGCCTCATATCCATGCTGACATTCTCTAAATCCTTCTGAAATCTCAAATGATGAGAGCGCTGACGAAGAGGTCAAATGCCTTGCCCAAGCTGATGCAGTATGATCACAGAGAGTCTGGCTCACAGCTAGCGTGTAGCTTCCTGCTGTCCTACTATGCTCCATTCTTTGACTACCAGTGACTGCCTCAGAGTTCTGCAGAATGGATATAAGCAACTTCCTTCAAGtttagataactttttttttataacagtTGCTGAATAATTAAgatacaatttcatttttttttaaaaaaatagccaagTCACTAAGTGCTTCTGATAGCAAAAATGCTGGTTTATAAGCATAAATAACctgaaaaaacattttaataagaaattCCAAAACTCCTATAAAATTACAGCTAACTCTTCTATCATCAGCAGCAGACACAAATTTTGGTCTCTttactccatttcttttttagtttttaagctaaaatattttatttattcagttactGCTTTAGTCTTAGTATTGTGCTATTCTGAGGCAAGAACCCAGGTTCCTAAGTGAGTATCCCATCAGCTTGCTGAGCTGCATTCCCAGCACTAGttaatgttcttttaaaacaaggCATGGGCCACCTTCTGTGTCTTCCACAAGTATTTCCCACACATTTCTAAGTGAGTgaagtattttcctttataagtgcaGTACCATCATCACAACGAATTTAACAATGGAAACATGCTCAAGCAATGTATAGCAATGAAAGTGTTGCTGTTTGCATTGCTGTCATTTAATTAATTGGTACCGAGAGTAACCTAAGAGTAGACAGAAGATACACATGGCTCCCAAAGGCGTGCAATGAACACCATGTAACTATACACTTCTCTGGCTTAACTGCTCTAAAGAACTCCATTTTTCCTCTTAAGTTAATTAGAGGGTCCCCTGTATTTGAAAGAGGAGcagttttcatttggaaaatttTGAGGCAGGGAATCCTAACTTCAGAAGTCAAAATGTGCCTTCCTGACTCACATTCAGCTCTGATGAGTttcccaccctttctctctcaaCTAGGAAGAACAGCGCAAACtagaggaggagaatgagaagaaaaaggagaacgAGATGGTATTTAAAGCATGGCTgcagaagaaaagagagcaggTCATAGAAATGCGGAGAGTTCAGCGAGCAAAGCAGATCGAAGACATGAGCAGCCGAGTGAGTGAACTGCACTGTAAGAAACAAGCTCGGCACACAAAAaggctcatctttttttttttttttttttttaagacctatttatttttgtgtgtgagtacactgtcgatttcttcagacacacagatcccattacagatggttgtgagccaccatgtggttgctggatattaaactcagtacctctggaagagcagtcagtgctcttaacccctggaggctcatttttctttctttcttttttttttgtttttttgttttttttgttgttgttgttttttgagacagggtttctctgtatattcctggctgtcctggaactcactctgtaccaggctagcctcaaactcagaaatctgcctgcctctcaagtgctgggattaaaggtgtgtgccaccactgcctggcaggctcATTTTCTTTACAGAAGGAAAACATGACCCAACTCATCCCTGCAGAGGGTACCATGTGTACAACTCTACTTTGCTCTCAAACTGACCAAAATCAAATGATTCCAGTTATAGTCAAACTTTActagcacagaaaataaaaattattagttCATATTTTCAAGGTGTTTTAATCTTAATATTCAAAGTAGAAAAACATACACAATTTCTCTTTACAAACCAACATACTGCAGCCACTTTAGAGTAGATAGAAATCATAAGTAAAAgttcttaaatttaaaatgtcaaatatttattgattttatttatgagtatgagtgttttgcctccaaGTATgttgtgcaccatgtgtgtgcctgctacCTGAGGGGtcggaagaggacatcagatctcctggagatggattacagctgtgagctgcagtatgggttctgggaattcaaCCTGGTCTGCTGGGAGAGCAGCCACAGGCCTTAAGCACTGCATCATCTCTCCAGTGCCaccaaattttttaaattgagatacagggactggagaggtgactcagtttttaagagtcctggctgctctttcagaacaAGTTTGGTTCcaccacccacactgggtggctcacaatctccTGTAACTGTAGCTTCAGGGAATCAGATACCAGGCCTtgggcatacatgcacacacagatatacatgcatacacacagacaaatgaaATCATTCtgtatatcattttatttaatttaacttCCACATATATGTTTTAGAAATTCAATTTGTTGCTTTCCCTTTATCATGGACTCTTTCTAGGCCTTTGTTGTTAGATAATACTCTTAACTATCTAACTTCTACCCCTCATTAATTAGTCTGTTCTTCATGTAGGATTAGATAGGTTTTAATACTGTGCCATACTGGTGCTGCAATAAAGCTCTACATTACAGTGAGGAACATCAAGACTCTGTAGAAATGGTTTTTTAAGAGTAGAATTTAAGACTTTTGAGTGTTCAGAGTAAACTGTTTGTCATGTCCAATCATTCTCCCAAGTTTAAAACAACTTCTAGTTCCTACAACAGTAGTAATGACATATTTGCCACAGATTAGTAATGCTGTGTGTGATTTATCTTCTCAGTTTGTCTTCAGATCAGTAATATCCTTGCTTGTATGTGAAGATAGGTTTTGTTTGTGATATaataagaaagatataaatactgGTTTCTGTCCTTAGTTCTTGACCCAGAGCTCCCCTAAAATCCAGTGTAGATCCCGGAAGAGTAGGAATGCTCAGTGGGTCTTTTGCTGTAGAATTTGGTCTTTGGCTCCAGTTGCTGACAGGGAGTACCTCATCCCTAGGGTTTCCCTGAGTCTTGTGtgtctgattttatatatatattatatatatatatatatatatatatatacacatttatatacatatatacatttttatatatacatttatatatgtatatatattatatacatatattacatatgcatattatatatgcatatatatgtgtgtatatatatttttttggttttgttttttgagacagggtttctgtgtgtcatcttggctgtcctggaactcactctgtagtccaggctggccttgagctcagaaatatgcctgcctctgcctcccaagtgctgggattaaaggcgtgcgccacctctgcctggccgTGTGTCTGATTTTAAAGGGCTAGGTCTCAGGGGGCTTCTGGATAAGAACTGACCTAGAGACACCAAGCCATGATCAGGACTTGGAACTCTCTGTGGAagtggagagtggggagggagagccTAGACTGGGCTAATCCATAAGTGTGGTGAGCCTTCATCAGATTCCTGAACTGAGGTTTAAAGAGCTCCCTGGTTTGTTAAAAGGGATGCCAGTGTTCGCTGGCACAGATCTAAGAACTTTGTCCCTTCTCATTTCCCTTTTCCAGTGAACTCTGCTGGTCTGCATTCTTtaatcttatgtgtatgtgtgtctgcagggatgtaggtgtaccacatgtgtgcctagtatACAGGAAGGCCAAAGAGGGAGAGGAACCACAGTTGGTCTGTTACAGAGCTAGAgatgaggaaaggagggagagtgaAGATCTGAAAGACAGCCTATTGCTTCCCTGGCCTGCATGGCTGATGGGTTCCCAGGGAATGCCTATGGGAGGCAGTGGCTGAGACaaaggtggtggtgatggaggctGCTGTAGGAGAAGATCCTGTGTGATCCTCTGGAAATGgggcaaaggagaaggggaagcatCAGCAGCTGGTCTGCTACAAacctggggatgagactgggggattggatTTGGATTTACTGAtggagaggtgaagatctgcagttaggcctcctgcttccctggccaTTGTGGCCactcaaagtttatttttatcagGACTGAAGAGGGAACTCAGTAGCTAAGAACTACCAGGTGCTCTTTAGAAagcctaggttcagttcccagcaccgacaTGTGCCTTACAATTGCTTACAAGGTTGTCTGATGCTTCGGATGTGTACAGGCACTACACTTATAGCACCCCCCCTCCAAGATCTGTATGTGTACAGGCACTTCACTTATAGCATACACTCCACACAGATCTGGATATGTACAGGCACttcacttacatgcacacaccccacacagaTCTTCACAAG
This region includes:
- the Ccdc181 gene encoding coiled-coil domain-containing protein 181; the protein is MDEDKDIDSKESGEYEDDFEKDLEWLINDKEKSDGSMIEMACKKEDNLDQKLKEKETETELGQELSDPDKLPKDEALPRRNDFISVPSIQPLDPVSDSDSENSFQDSKPENQKDLEDEEDEEVRRYIMEKIIEANKLLQTQEPVNDKRERKLKFKDKLVDLEVPPLEDSNTCKALLENETNVSGKLSQLCISGDLGQESVLMSVTDGSCEENDRKILVERDGKFELMNLQDIESQGFLPPISSANSADHESSQLLLRSPNLSVGGIKKEECEAKVHIMTLSPAGEPLAQVPQLLPNSKNRPSSAANPDLNKKTRRSNHHRIQSAGVSPVTSTYCLSPRQKELQKQLERKRERLKREEEQRKLEEENEKKKENEMVFKAWLQKKREQVIEMRRVQRAKQIEDMSSRQVNRDPQQAFRLWLKKKHEEQMKERKTEELRKQEECLFFLRGTEGRERAFRQWLRRKQIEKIAEQQAVKERARQLRLEARRSKQLQSSLYSVPEAKAFRFTDHYN